One part of the Rutidosis leptorrhynchoides isolate AG116_Rl617_1_P2 chromosome 1, CSIRO_AGI_Rlap_v1, whole genome shotgun sequence genome encodes these proteins:
- the LOC139852865 gene encoding uncharacterized protein: MKNLADSRCTDRTLTVGSWAYVKLQPHRQVTLRAGKYNKLSPKYYGPFQVCERVGQVAYKLVLPEMAQIHPVFHISQLREHKGPTPVTRGSIPRLNDSGLIEPAPLKILERKLKKLHNRSAVYGLVQWQIGNLEDVTWESLDELMIRFPDFDVFATHS; encoded by the coding sequence ATGAAAAATTTGGCAGATTCGAGATGCACTGATCGAACACTTACAGTGGGCAGTTGGGCATATGTCAAACTTCAGCCTCATCGACAAGTGACTTTACGTGCAGGGAAATACAACAAATTATCTCCGAAATATTATGGTCCATTTCAAGTTTGTGAACGAGTTGGACAAGTAGCATACAAACTGGTGCTACCAGAAATGGCACAAATACATCCTGTTTTTCACATCTCTCAGTTGAGAGAGCATAAGGGGCCAACACCAGTTACAAGGGGTTCCATCCCTCGGTTAAATGACAGTGGGTTAATTGAACCTGCACCTTTGAAAATTTTGGAACGAAAGCTGAAGAAGTTACATAATAGGTCTGCAGTTTATGGTTTGGTACAATGGCAAATTGGTAACTTGGAGGATGTCACTTGGGAATCTTTGGATGAATTGATGATTCGATTTCCAGATTTTGATGTTTTCGCTACCCATTCTTGA
- the LOC139852884 gene encoding uncharacterized mitochondrial protein AtMg00860-like produces MDEHVQHLRLVLQVIRQNTSYAKKSKCTFGTGRVEYLGHVISSEGVSTDLTKIEAMVQWPEPKNVKQLHSFDWNEEASKAFQILKQHVQQASVLSLPDFNKEFIVEMDASGVEIGAVLQQDGHPIAFMIKALSL; encoded by the exons ATGGATGAGCATGTGCAACACTTAAGATTGGTTTTGCAAGTTATCAGGCAAAATACTTCATATGCAAAGAAGTCGAAATGCACTTTTGGTACAGGAAGGGTAGAGTACCTTGGGCATGTGATTTCATCTGAGGGTGTCTCCACTGATCTGACTAAAATTGAGGCCATGGTCCAATGGCCCGAAcctaaaaatgttaagcaattac ATTCGTTTGATTGGAATGAAGAAGCTtcaaaagcattccaaattcttaaACAACATGTGCAACAAGCTTCGGTATTGAGTCTTCCCGATTTTAATAAGGAGTTTATAGTTGAAATGGATGCTTCGGGGGTTGAAATTGGTGCCGTGTTACAACAAGACGGGCACCctattgcattcatgattaaggctCTATCTTTATGA